Part of the Streptomyces sp. NBC_00457 genome, GCCGGCGAAACCGGAGAAGGCATACGGATCCTCGTCCTCCGGCGCGGTGTCCGGCCGCCAGCGCGGCATGGCCACCAGTCCGGGTTCCACCATGTCGTACCCCTCGAAGAACTGCGCGATCTTGTCGCGCGAGCGCATGATCAGCGGGTTGCGAATGTCCTTGTATACGCCCACCGTGCCCTCGGCCCGCTCCGCCGGAAGAGGGATTCCCTCGTACGAGGCATGGGTGAGGATCAGCAGGCTGCCGGGCGCGAGCGCGTCGCGCAGTTCGGCCACCGCTGAGTACGGGTCGTCCGCGTCTTCCACGAAGTGCAGTATGGCAACGAGAAGCAGCGCCACAGGGCGGTTCAGATCGATCAGTTGCCGCACTTGAGGGGCGGCGAGGATCTCCTGGGGCTTGCGCAGGTCGGCCGCGACCACATCGGTGTCGGTGCTGCCCTCGAGGACCGCCTGGCTGTGCGCCACGGCCACCGGGTCGTGGTCGACGTAGACGACATGCGCGCCGGGGCTCGCCGCCCGGGCCACCTCGTGGACGTTGCCGAAGGTCGGGATGCCGGAGCCGATGTCCAGGAACTGGGTGATGCCCTCGTCGACGGCGAAGCGCACCGCGCGGCGCATGAACGCCCGGTTCGCCTGCATGATCTTGGGGAGTCCCGGCATGAACTCCATGGCCTTGCGGGCCGCCTCCCGGTCGACCTCGAAGTTGTGCGAACCGCCCAGGTAGAAGTCGTAGATCCGGGACACGCTCGGCACCGAGATGTCGATGCTCCGGGGGGCCCAGGCGGGACGCTCCATCAATCTCTCCAAGGCGTAGGCGATCCGGTGTTCGAGCTGAGGCTACTGATCGCCCGCCAAAGGAGCGAGCGGAAACGGAAATTGACCATCCGTTCCCGGTCACTGCCTGCGGCACGTGCCGAATTGATGCCCTGTTTCGCCTCTACTAAAAGTGGCCGAGGCGTTCCGGAGAGTTCCCAACGGCAAAACCGGCCGCCCCCTCCGTGCGGCGCGGAGGGGGCGAACCGGGGTTTCTGGCGGAAGGCTGCGGTCAGCCCTTCACTGCCTTTCCGTCGGGTGCGACGGCGTACCAAGCACCGGCCACACCCTGGCCGTTGGTGTCCCCGGGCTTCTTGTCACCGGCGAAGGTGTAGATCGGGACACAGTCGATGGTCTGCTGCTTCAGTCCGTCGGGCCGGTCGAAGACCACGTAACCCTGACCCCTGGGACCGGACCCCTTCAGGTCGATGCCCTTGGTGTCCTTGGCGTCGACCGGCTCGATGACCGGCCACTTCTCCAGACAGTCGTCGAGGCACGCCGTCTTCATCGGCCAGGGCGAGTCCTTCAGGAATCGGTAGACCGTGTGGCCGTTCTTGTCGACGACGATCTCGCCGAGCTCGGGGTCGTTGCGGGTGGACAGCCCAGGCAGGCCGGCCTGCTCGACCCCACCGCCCTCGCCCTCATCAGCGCCGCCGCCCTGCTGGGCCTTCTTGCCGTCGGGCGCCAGCGCGTACCACTTGCCGCCCACACCCTGGCCCTTGACGTCGCCGGGGGTGGTGTCCTTCGCGTAGCGGTACGCCGGCCAGCCGCCGACGGTCAGCTGCTTGGTGCCGTCGGCACGGGTGACCTCGCCGAGCAGCGCCTTGTCGATGCCGGCGCCGGCCGTGGCGTCGTCCGCCGGTACCGGCGGCCAGGTCGTGGCGCAGTCGCCGTCACAGTTCGTCTTCGGCGGCTCGGCGGTGTCCTGGTCGAACCGGTACAGGGTCATGCCCGCACTGTCGGTCACCATGTTGCCGACTTCCGCGTTGGCGGAGACGGCCAACTGGCCGGCGAGAGAAGCCTGGTTGGCGTTGCTCTGTTCGTTCTGGGCGCCGGTGCCGGCTCCGGCCCCGGCGCCTGCCTGTCCGTAGTCACCGGCCGCGGCCGTGGCACCCACGTTCTGGCTCGGCGACGGGCTGCTTTCCTGACCGCACGCCGTCGTCAGCGCCAGAACAGCCGCAGCGCTCGCCACGAGTGAGGCGCTCCGCCAGGAGGTCTTCATCTTCAACTCCCCGATCATCGCAACGATGTTGCAGCGCCTTGCTGCGCCGCGCACGGTCCTAAGTACGAGCAGTGACCGCCGTTGTGTTCAAACGCCCCGCGGATTTCTTTCCGAAACCTGTGCCACACCGCGCCCGCGACCTGCGCCCCTGCCGCAGTGACTCTCGTATGAGCGTGCGTATCTCCGGACAGGCGAACGCGTGCGGATCAAACCGGCGACACCCTGCTGTCCCTCCTTCGGGGCAATCCCCCGGCGCTCGAGCGTACGCCGGTGCGCCAAGGCCCATGATCTTCGTCGTGCATGGACCCGAACCGACCCACGGCACCATCGCCATACGGGTGTTGTCCCTCGTCACGCTGGCATGGATGGTCGTCGGCGCCCCGGCGGGCACGGCGGTCGCCGATGTCTGCGCGTACGCGTCGACCGGCCCCGGCGGCACGGAGGCGGTGGCGGTCGTCGGAAGCGCCACCTGGCCCACTCCCGCGACCTGGCCCACCCACCCCGCGTGCCCGGCGCCCACGCCGACACCGACTCCCACCCCGACGCCGACGCCAACTCCTGAACCGCCGAAGCCCACCCCCACCCCGGACCCGACGCCCACGCCGAAACCGCCGCCGAAGCCACGGCCCACGCCGCCCCCCGAGCCGCCGCCCGCACCGGCCCCACCGGCTCCGCAGCCCGCGGCCCCACGGCCGGCGCCCACACCCCCACCCAGCCCCACACCGACACCGCCGGCCAAGCCGACCCCGCGTGTGTCCGTGACCCCGGTGAGCTATCCGGCGTACCACCCCGCACCGCGCAAGCGGACGACACGCAGTGCCACGTCGCCGCTCACCTTCGTCCTGCTCATCACCGTGCCCGCGGTGGCCGCGATCGCCGCGCTGCGTCCCCGCTGATTTCTGGAGGCACCTCTTGCCGGAATGGCTTGTTCTCATCCTCGCGATGCTGGCTGTCTGCGTCGTGGTGGTCATCATCACCGTCGTCCGCCATCGGACGGCGGCGGACGACGAGGATCCCGACGACACTCCCGACGTCATCGAGTACATGACGATGTGGATCGGAGTGGTGTACGCCATCGTCCTGGGCCTGGCCATCGCCGGTGTCTGGGAGGGCCGCAGCGCCGCCCAGGACCACGTCCAGGCCGAGGCGGTCGCCCTGCACGAGATCTCGGAACGGGTCCGGGTCTATCCCACCGACGTCCGCGACCGTATTCGTGACGATGTCAACACCTATGTCGGACACGTCGTGAACACCGAGTGGAAGGCGATGTCCGACGACGGCAAGATCACCGAGCGCGGCACCGAGCTCCTCGACCGCATCCGCGAGGACGTCACCGACTACCAGCCGAGGACCGACTTCGAGGCCCAGGCCTACCAGCCGCTCGTCGACCAGGTCACCGCGGCGGACCAGGCACGCAGCGCCCGCGCCGGCGCGACCGGGGAGACGATGCCGGGAGTGGTGTGGTTCGGGCTGATCACCGGAGGGGTGGTCACGATCGGGATGATCTTCGTCCTGCAGATCCGGCGTACGGCACGGGAGCTGATCCTCGCCGGGCTGTTCTCGGCGCTGATCGCCTTCCTGCTCTTCCTCATCTGGGACTTCGACGCGCCCTACAGCCGGGGTGTCACCGCCTCGGCCGATCCGTTCCTGGACCTCTTCCCCCACATCGGCGGCTGACGGGCCCCGCGCCGGGACATCCTCGGGGGACGGCCGCCACACCGCGGCGGTCCCCCGATCGAGGCGGCACCGTCCCCTGTACGGCCCACACGGTTGACCCGTTCGCGCTACTGCGATCGCGCCCCCGCACGCACCTTTCTAGCGTTCCGGTCATCGAGGTGCATTTCTGGCGCAAGCGGAAAAAGTCCGCAGCTGCTCCTCGGGGACCGGAGGATCCACCATGCGCGCGATACGCGTCGCCTCGGCCGCACTGCTGGGCGTCACCGCCCTGGCACTGGCCTCTCCCGCCGCTCACGCACGCGGTGACGAGCACACCGGCTTCCGGGCCAGTGTGCTGCCGACGACCACCGAGCCCGGCGGGCAGGTGTCCCTGCGCGTCACCGGCTGCGACCAGGATGTGTACGTCTCCTCGGGGGTCTTCGACACGGTGACGATCCGCAGGGGCCAGGGCTCGGCCACGGCGGTGGTCGACCGGGACGCGCGCGAGGGCGCCGTGTACTCGGTGAAGTTCAGCTGCGGCACCTTCTGGCAGGAGGTGGACCTCACCATCGCCGAGGGCCGCCCGGGCCACCACCGGGTCCCGCCACGGGGCGTGCACGCCGGTGAGGGTGGCAGCGCCGGCGGTTTCGACCTCCAGGAGATCGGGCTCGGCCTCGCGCTCATCACCGGCTCGATCGGAGCGGCGTACCACTTCTCACGGCGCCGCACGGACGAGGACGGCGCCTGACCCACCCCTCCCACCCCAGACCTTCGCCCCGGACCCTACGAAGGGTCCGGGGCGAATCGGCTCCCGGGATCGGCGGCGGTCAGATCCGCTTCTCGGACCGGCGCCGCATCCAGAACACTCCGCCGCCGACGACGGCCGCGGCCACGAGACCGCCGCCGATGACCATGTCGGTCGGGGTCGCCCCGGTGGAGCTGCTGCCGCCGATGCCGCCGCGGACACCGCCGATGACAGCGAAGGCGTTCGGCCGGGTCAGGGTGGAGCCGGAGCAGTGGACGGTGACGTCGTACGGGCCGGGTCGGGCGTTGGTGTGGACGGTCGCGATGCCTCTGGCTGTGTCGTTGCCGCCTCTGGACGGGAACAGCCTGGCCCGTGGGAAGGCACGGGAGGTCGCGGTGCCGCCGTTGGGGCAGCCGTCGACCGTGATGGTCACCTGACCGCCTCGGGCGATGACCCTGGGCATCACGGCGATATTCCTCGGGAAGAACCGGCCGTTGCCGCCGTGGTGCCCACCGTGGCCGCCATTTCCGCCGAAGCCGCCACCGTGATCGCCGCCGTTGCCACCGAACCCACCACCGTTGCCACCGAAGCCGTCGCCACCAAAGCCGTCGCGACCGAAGCCGTCGCCGCCGAAGCCGCCATTTCCGCCGAAGCCACCGTGGTGGTCGCCGTTGCCACCGAACCCACCGCCGTAGCCGCCGCTGCCGTCGGGGTCGTTCATGCCGTCCCAGGCGACGGCCGCGGGAGCGGCGAGCCCGAGGACGGCGACCGCGGCGGCCGAGACCGCCAGGGAACGAGTAGTACGCATGTGATCCTCCGCGGAAGACGCCCCGGGACCCGTCCCCGGTCGATCGGCGAGAAAGCGCCTCCAAGAAAGACCCTCAGATGCCCTGCTCGCGCCCGCATTTCGGGAATGGTCCGTCCTGGTGAGAAGACACGCCGAAGGAAAACCACACAATCGGATATTGCCGCAGGTCACGCACCGTCAGAAAATTCCTGTTCGCGGCGACTCGGATGGCGCACCACGGTGGCGTTCGGGCCACCCGTTCGCTTCCGCCCCGTCGCTGGCGGTGCCCGCGGGACTTAGCGTTCTCCTATGCGCCATTGACGTGGTGACGGCCGCGTCGAGAGGGGAAGTCGAATGTCTGGGTACGAGGTGGCCGAAGAGGAGGAGCAGCGGAAGAAGCGCGCTCCTTGGGGCGTGATAGCGCTTGTTCTGCTGACCGGCCTCGCGCTCATTCGGAATGGTTCGGGAGAGTTCGACGAGGGGCCCCCGCAGCCCGCCTCGGCAGCCGCCGCGGAGGCCCGGACACCGCAGGGCGCCTTCCTGCGGGCGCCCAGCGCGCTGCCGTACGCCGCGCCGGAGCGGGTCAGGATCCCGGCGATCCAGGTCGACGCGCCCATGATGCCGGTCGGCCTGGACGCGGCCGGCTGGGTCGACGCGCCGCCGCCGGAGGACCCGAATCTCGCCGGTTGGTTCACCGGCGCCGTCACCCCCGGTGAAAAGGGCACCGCCGTGATCGT contains:
- a CDS encoding SCO0930 family lipoprotein; its protein translation is MKTSWRSASLVASAAAVLALTTACGQESSPSPSQNVGATAAAGDYGQAGAGAGAGTGAQNEQSNANQASLAGQLAVSANAEVGNMVTDSAGMTLYRFDQDTAEPPKTNCDGDCATTWPPVPADDATAGAGIDKALLGEVTRADGTKQLTVGGWPAYRYAKDTTPGDVKGQGVGGKWYALAPDGKKAQQGGGADEGEGGGVEQAGLPGLSTRNDPELGEIVVDKNGHTVYRFLKDSPWPMKTACLDDCLEKWPVIEPVDAKDTKGIDLKGSGPRGQGYVVFDRPDGLKQQTIDCVPIYTFAGDKKPGDTNGQGVAGAWYAVAPDGKAVKG
- a CDS encoding class F sortase, whose product is MSGYEVAEEEEQRKKRAPWGVIALVLLTGLALIRNGSGEFDEGPPQPASAAAAEARTPQGAFLRAPSALPYAAPERVRIPAIQVDAPMMPVGLDAAGWVDAPPPEDPNLAGWFTGAVTPGEKGTAVIVGHVDNTQGPAVFYGLGALKKGYRVEVARKDAKTAVFEIYGIEVFEKNNFPGDRVYASKGSPELRVITCGGGFSKQNGYDGNVVVFARLVEVR
- a CDS encoding SAM-dependent methyltransferase; this translates as MERPAWAPRSIDISVPSVSRIYDFYLGGSHNFEVDREAARKAMEFMPGLPKIMQANRAFMRRAVRFAVDEGITQFLDIGSGIPTFGNVHEVARAASPGAHVVYVDHDPVAVAHSQAVLEGSTDTDVVAADLRKPQEILAAPQVRQLIDLNRPVALLLVAILHFVEDADDPYSAVAELRDALAPGSLLILTHASYEGIPLPAERAEGTVGVYKDIRNPLIMRSRDKIAQFFEGYDMVEPGLVAMPRWRPDTAPEDEDPYAFSGFAGVGRKA
- a CDS encoding bestrophin-like domain, whose amino-acid sequence is MLAVCVVVVIITVVRHRTAADDEDPDDTPDVIEYMTMWIGVVYAIVLGLAIAGVWEGRSAAQDHVQAEAVALHEISERVRVYPTDVRDRIRDDVNTYVGHVVNTEWKAMSDDGKITERGTELLDRIREDVTDYQPRTDFEAQAYQPLVDQVTAADQARSARAGATGETMPGVVWFGLITGGVVTIGMIFVLQIRRTARELILAGLFSALIAFLLFLIWDFDAPYSRGVTASADPFLDLFPHIGG